The Salvia miltiorrhiza cultivar Shanhuang (shh) chromosome 1, IMPLAD_Smil_shh, whole genome shotgun sequence genome has a window encoding:
- the LOC130985988 gene encoding profilin-2: MSWQTYVDEHLMCDIEGNAGLKLASAAIMGHDGAVWAQSANFPQFKPDEINGILTDFNEPGHLAPTGLFVAGQKYMVIQGEPGAVIRGKKGSGGITIKKTGQALVVGVYEEPVTPGQCNMVVERLADYLLDQGL; encoded by the exons ATGTCGTGGCAAACATACGTAGATGAGCACTTGATGTGCGATATTGAGGGCAATGCCGGCCTCAAACTCGCCTCCGCCGCCATCATGGGACACGACGGCGCCGTATGGGCTCAGAGCGCCAACTTCCCTCAGTTCAAGCCGGACGAGATCAACGGCATACTCACTGATTTCAACGAGCCGGGACACCTCGCCCCCACCGGCCTATTCGTTGCCGGCCAAAAATATATGGTCATCCAAGGAGAGCCTGGAGCCGTTATTCGTGGAAAGAAG GGGTCGGGAGGGATTACAATCAAGAAGACAGGGCAGGCACTGGTTGTTGGGGTGTACGAGGAGCCAGTGACACCAGGGCAATGCAACATGGTTGTTGAAAGGCTGGCTGATTATCTCCTTGATCAAGGCCTCTAA